In the genome of Flavobacterium panacagri, one region contains:
- a CDS encoding efflux RND transporter periplasmic adaptor subunit yields MSKKTIYFLVGGAIVLIAALIGLSKAGVIGNKDEGKEVEIAKVTASTIVETVSATGKIQPEIEVKIASMVSGEIIALNVKEGQVVKKGDLLVKINPDLYTSGLERSVANLAGTKAALTQSDASFKEAKANYDRNKTLYDKGVISKSDWDKAISTYEVAKATKQSSYYNVQSASASVTEARDNLGRTTIYSPADGTISVLNVELGERVLGTQQMAGTELLRVANLNNMEVEVDVNENDIVKIKIGDEANVEVDAYLKKKFKGIVTSISNSASTTLTSDQVTNFKVKVRILKESYLDLLEGKPSAYSPFRPGMTATVDIITTTKNNVLAVPISSVVVKSDTTAVKDFKVEDPKEDKKAAPKSDKKFECVFVKVGDKAKIRVIKTGIQDDTNIEVMSGLKPGDVVITGPYTTVSKDLNSGDKVKLKKADAPKK; encoded by the coding sequence ATGTCAAAAAAAACAATTTATTTCTTAGTCGGTGGTGCAATAGTACTTATTGCAGCTTTAATTGGGCTTTCAAAAGCTGGAGTGATTGGGAATAAGGATGAAGGGAAAGAAGTAGAAATCGCAAAAGTAACTGCTTCAACAATTGTTGAAACAGTTTCCGCAACAGGTAAAATTCAACCGGAAATTGAAGTTAAAATTGCTTCAATGGTTTCAGGTGAAATTATCGCTTTAAATGTAAAAGAAGGTCAAGTTGTGAAAAAAGGTGATTTATTAGTAAAAATAAATCCCGATTTATATACTTCTGGATTAGAAAGATCTGTTGCCAATTTGGCAGGAACTAAAGCAGCTTTAACACAATCTGATGCTAGTTTTAAAGAAGCAAAAGCAAATTATGATCGTAATAAAACTTTGTATGATAAAGGGGTTATCTCAAAATCGGATTGGGACAAAGCTATTTCTACATACGAAGTGGCAAAAGCTACAAAACAAAGCTCTTATTATAATGTTCAAAGTGCCTCAGCATCAGTTACAGAAGCTAGAGACAATTTAGGGCGTACCACAATATATTCTCCGGCAGACGGTACAATTTCTGTTCTGAATGTAGAATTGGGAGAAAGAGTTTTAGGAACTCAGCAAATGGCTGGTACTGAACTTTTACGTGTTGCAAACTTAAACAATATGGAGGTTGAAGTTGATGTGAATGAAAATGATATTGTAAAAATTAAAATTGGTGATGAAGCAAATGTTGAAGTTGATGCTTATCTGAAAAAGAAATTCAAAGGAATTGTAACTAGTATTTCAAACTCTGCAAGTACAACCCTAACATCAGATCAGGTAACCAATTTCAAAGTTAAAGTTCGAATTTTAAAAGAATCTTATTTGGATTTATTAGAAGGAAAACCAAGTGCTTATTCTCCGTTTAGACCTGGAATGACGGCAACTGTAGATATTATTACCACTACAAAAAATAATGTATTGGCAGTGCCGATTAGTTCTGTTGTGGTAAAATCGGATACTACAGCAGTAAAAGATTTTAAAGTTGAAGATCCTAAAGAAGATAAAAAAGCAGCTCCAAAAAGTGATAAAAAATTCGAATGCGTTTTTGTGAAAGTTGGTGACAAAGCTAAAATCAGAGTCATTAAGACAGGAATTCAGGACGATACTAATATTGAAGTAATGTCTGGATTAAAACCTGGAGACGTGGTTATTACTGGCCCATATACAACGGTTTCTAAAGATCTTAATTCTGGAGATAAAGTAAAGCTTAAGAAAGCTGATGCTCCTAAAAAATAA
- the tsaB gene encoding tRNA (adenosine(37)-N6)-threonylcarbamoyltransferase complex dimerization subunit type 1 TsaB: MSFILNIETATKNCSVSVAKDGQTIVCNELAEEGYSHAEKLHVFIEEVIAKSGISVQDLNAIAVSQGPGSYTGLRIGVSAAKGLCYALNIPLIAVDTLQTLASQAGVPDGKIIPMLDARRMEVYSEVFNADLTVERAIKAEIIDENSFQEYTDKLYFVGDCAEKCKAVLTKENFVFLEDIKYPSAQAMSKISFDKYQKSDTVDVAYFEPYYLKDFMITAPSKKE, translated from the coding sequence TTGTCTTTTATTCTCAATATCGAAACGGCTACTAAAAATTGTTCAGTATCTGTAGCAAAAGATGGTCAAACCATTGTTTGCAATGAACTTGCAGAGGAAGGATATTCGCATGCCGAAAAACTTCATGTTTTTATTGAAGAAGTAATTGCTAAATCAGGTATTTCGGTTCAGGATTTAAATGCAATTGCGGTAAGCCAAGGGCCAGGATCTTATACTGGTTTAAGAATTGGTGTTTCGGCGGCAAAAGGGTTGTGTTATGCTTTAAATATTCCGTTAATTGCTGTAGATACGCTTCAGACCTTAGCTTCTCAGGCAGGAGTTCCAGACGGAAAAATTATTCCGATGTTGGATGCCCGCCGTATGGAAGTATACAGCGAAGTTTTTAATGCAGACTTAACCGTTGAAAGAGCTATTAAAGCCGAAATTATAGACGAAAATTCATTTCAAGAATACACAGATAAGCTTTACTTTGTAGGCGATTGTGCCGAAAAATGCAAAGCTGTTTTAACTAAAGAAAACTTTGTATTTTTAGAAGATATAAAATATCCTTCAGCACAAGCTATGAGTAAAATCAGTTTTGATAAGTATCAAAAAAGCGACACTGTAGATGTCGCTTATTTTGAACCTTATTATTTAAAAGATTTTATGATTACTGCTCCTTCTAAAAAAGAGTAG
- a CDS encoding mechanosensitive ion channel family protein yields the protein MNLNPEQVSKYITRFTNIFIDYSPKLISAFIVLFVGLYAIKLINRIIRKIMEKRNLDPTLTKFLADILLWALRILLFVTFISNLGIETSSFVAILGAMGLAIGLSLQGSLSNFAGGMLIIVFKPFKVGDTIEAQGVIATVLEIQIFVTKMLTANNQTVFVPNGALSNGNIINYSMQGERRADLTFAISYDSDIKKAKEILLDVLVKNPKVLKKPAPEVFVKNLSASSVDFAVRPWAKNADYGSVFTETLENCKAALDEAGIAVQPYTIQK from the coding sequence ATGAATCTGAACCCAGAACAAGTCAGTAAATACATTACTCGATTTACTAATATTTTTATTGATTATTCGCCTAAATTAATTTCGGCATTTATAGTTTTATTTGTTGGTTTATATGCTATAAAACTAATAAACCGAATTATTAGGAAAATAATGGAGAAGAGAAATCTTGATCCAACTCTTACCAAATTCCTTGCCGATATATTATTATGGGCTTTACGAATTTTATTATTCGTAACCTTTATTTCAAACCTTGGAATCGAGACTTCTTCATTTGTAGCAATTTTAGGAGCAATGGGACTTGCTATTGGTTTATCATTGCAGGGATCACTTTCTAACTTTGCAGGCGGAATGCTTATTATTGTTTTTAAACCCTTTAAAGTTGGGGATACTATAGAAGCTCAAGGCGTGATTGCAACGGTTCTTGAAATTCAGATCTTCGTTACCAAAATGCTAACGGCCAACAATCAAACTGTTTTTGTACCAAATGGAGCATTATCTAACGGGAATATCATTAACTATTCGATGCAGGGAGAAAGAAGAGCCGATTTGACTTTTGCAATTTCTTATGATTCCGATATTAAAAAAGCGAAAGAAATCCTTCTAGATGTCTTAGTCAAAAACCCAAAAGTATTAAAGAAACCAGCTCCAGAAGTTTTTGTAAAAAACTTATCAGCTAGTTCAGTAGATTTTGCTGTTCGCCCTTGGGCTAAAAATGCTGATTATGGATCTGTTTTTACTGAAACATTAGAAAATTGCAAAGCAGCACTAGACGAGGCAGGAATTGCAGTGCAACCCTATACTATACAGAAATAA
- a CDS encoding YtxH domain-containing protein has product MGLSSFFKNLFGSTKESVTELANNAETTFEQAKEATAPYIEKAETFAEEAIDKVKEVSEPIIDKAADYAEKAKETVSEYADKASDALSDVIDTVKEKTASLTNEATETISETVVDTSEKSAGAVEEIGDEAADKI; this is encoded by the coding sequence ATGGGATTATCTTCATTTTTTAAAAATCTATTTGGCTCGACCAAAGAATCGGTAACAGAATTGGCAAATAATGCCGAAACCACTTTTGAGCAGGCTAAAGAAGCTACTGCCCCTTATATTGAAAAAGCTGAAACTTTTGCAGAAGAAGCTATTGATAAAGTAAAAGAAGTTTCTGAGCCTATCATTGATAAAGCTGCAGATTATGCTGAAAAAGCCAAAGAAACCGTAAGCGAATATGCCGATAAAGCATCAGACGCACTAAGCGATGTGATTGATACTGTTAAAGAAAAAACAGCTTCTCTAACAAATGAGGCCACTGAAACAATTTCGGAAACGGTTGTCGATACAAGCGAAAAATCGGCTGGAGCAGTAGAAGAAATCGGCGATGAAGCTGCAGACAAGATATAA
- a CDS encoding type VI secretion system Vgr family protein, producing MSKFSEQVHISINTFDKNVIYYNLQLEQRMADHHYFSFDWQYTGKTIIEPQDQAKAISRYVGSEVIFTFKVNGMKVMSKGIITKLVSVDLHGSPAGLRVLGISHTVVLDDMKKSRIFLDKSLKDIALEIFAEEGSGEFYQREAVAPTYTKAFSFKPQYNESSFDFMKRLSARYGQWFYFDGMRMQFGQTKASKVVLINGSSLHNYTIEASLFSHKTSFGGYDYKNAGIIRNSAAKAEGGSGDRFAVSMGWNQGSIAAQDLSVGAYTNNAQNKEEIDEMVSLQTAGRDANSVFYSGTSYFPIGVGEVFTIQNKTVEHKLIAVEVTHLSNTNGNYSCRFKAIPSDVAAPHYTNVEAFALADSQPAKVIDNNDPEGLGRVKVAYYWNGWGNESDWMRVAQFYAGSGKGNYFRPEIGEEVQVGFQGGNAECPYISGTYYNGREKPEFFDTKNMIKGWKLRFGMLLKFIEKIGIWLSDPSGNEIHLDEENKNINVTSPETVTIRAKNIVFEASESITLKAGTNITIDAQNNIILDADEKLLEKSDEKIDLIRETITTTSAEHIETAEKINLNATNGDMTLKASKTIRADSGENTSFN from the coding sequence ATGAGTAAATTTTCAGAACAAGTTCATATTTCTATAAATACGTTCGATAAAAATGTTATTTATTACAATTTACAGCTGGAGCAGAGAATGGCCGACCACCATTATTTTTCTTTCGACTGGCAGTATACGGGTAAAACCATAATTGAGCCCCAAGACCAGGCAAAAGCAATAAGCAGGTATGTGGGCAGTGAAGTGATTTTTACCTTCAAAGTCAACGGGATGAAAGTCATGTCTAAAGGAATCATTACAAAGCTTGTTTCTGTTGACCTCCACGGAAGCCCGGCTGGACTTCGTGTTTTGGGAATAAGCCATACTGTGGTACTGGACGACATGAAAAAATCAAGAATTTTTCTCGATAAAAGCCTGAAAGATATCGCCCTTGAGATTTTTGCCGAGGAAGGTTCGGGAGAATTCTACCAGCGTGAAGCCGTTGCACCCACTTACACCAAAGCTTTTTCATTTAAACCGCAGTACAACGAAAGCAGTTTTGATTTTATGAAACGGCTTTCTGCCCGTTACGGCCAGTGGTTTTATTTTGACGGAATGCGCATGCAGTTCGGACAGACAAAAGCCAGCAAAGTAGTGCTCATTAATGGTTCATCACTGCATAATTATACCATTGAAGCCAGTCTGTTTTCGCATAAAACTTCGTTTGGAGGCTACGATTATAAAAATGCTGGAATTATAAGAAATTCGGCAGCAAAAGCCGAAGGAGGAAGCGGAGACCGGTTTGCTGTTTCAATGGGATGGAATCAGGGATCTATTGCGGCGCAGGATTTAAGCGTTGGAGCCTATACCAATAATGCGCAGAACAAGGAAGAAATAGACGAAATGGTCAGCCTGCAGACAGCAGGAAGAGATGCCAACAGTGTTTTCTACAGCGGAACTTCTTATTTTCCTATTGGTGTAGGAGAAGTTTTTACCATCCAGAACAAAACGGTGGAGCATAAATTAATTGCGGTAGAAGTTACACATCTCTCCAATACTAACGGCAATTACAGCTGCAGGTTTAAAGCTATCCCGTCTGATGTTGCAGCACCGCATTACACCAATGTCGAAGCCTTTGCGCTGGCAGACAGCCAGCCTGCAAAAGTTATCGACAACAACGATCCGGAAGGACTGGGCAGGGTAAAAGTGGCCTATTATTGGAACGGCTGGGGAAATGAAAGCGACTGGATGCGCGTGGCACAATTTTATGCAGGCTCTGGAAAGGGAAATTATTTCAGACCCGAAATAGGCGAAGAGGTTCAGGTTGGTTTTCAGGGAGGAAATGCTGAATGCCCGTATATTTCGGGAACCTATTATAACGGAAGAGAAAAACCAGAGTTTTTTGACACGAAGAATATGATAAAAGGCTGGAAACTTCGATTTGGAATGTTATTAAAGTTTATTGAGAAAATAGGTATCTGGCTTTCTGATCCTAGCGGGAATGAAATTCATCTAGATGAAGAAAACAAAAACATAAATGTGACTTCGCCAGAAACTGTAACCATACGAGCCAAAAATATTGTTTTTGAGGCAAGTGAAAGTATTACGCTTAAGGCAGGAACAAATATTACTATTGACGCTCAAAACAATATTATTCTTGATGCTGATGAAAAACTACTAGAAAAAAGTGATGAAAAGATAGACCTGATCAGAGAAACCATAACAACAACTTCTGCAGAACATATTGAAACAGCAGAAAAGATAAATCTAAATGCAACAAATGGGGATATGACATTAAAAGCTTCAAAAACAATTCGTGCAGATAGTGGCGAAAATACAAGTTTTAATTAA